One window of the Gottschalkia purinilytica genome contains the following:
- a CDS encoding helix-turn-helix domain-containing protein, translating into MSYRDIMIYKIAREKSGLTQEEVIERLAELNIKLSTRQLSRYENEELIPTSYLVSRLMKIYNAEWLGYMHLQLKDDVGRILLPPVSFEDLGITVLKFQKEYGDIKEIEQLMIKMACDNKIDDTERQEWDQKVKKEVRELVSASLAVVYREEENSLEVV; encoded by the coding sequence ATGTCGTATAGAGACATAATGATATATAAAATCGCAAGAGAAAAGTCAGGGTTAACTCAAGAAGAAGTCATAGAAAGACTGGCGGAATTAAATATTAAATTAAGTACAAGACAACTTAGCAGATATGAGAACGAAGAATTAATTCCTACGAGTTACTTAGTATCTAGGTTGATGAAGATATACAATGCTGAATGGCTTGGGTATATGCACTTACAGTTAAAAGATGATGTAGGCAGAATATTACTTCCTCCTGTAAGCTTTGAAGATTTAGGAATAACAGTTTTAAAATTTCAAAAGGAGTATGGAGACATAAAAGAAATAGAACAGCTAATGATCAAAATGGCTTGTGACAACAAAATAGATGATACCGAACGTCAAGAATGGGATCAGAAGGTTAAGAAAGAAGTTAGAGAATTAGTAAGCGCATCATTGGCAGTTGTGTACAGAGAAGAAGAAAATTCTTTAGAAGTAGTTTAA